In Thiospirochaeta perfilievii, a single window of DNA contains:
- a CDS encoding DUF4962 domain-containing protein, with protein sequence MAKTYLFIKDLDSLKLKVKKHNPLYIRLLEQCKRYEDVILSDKHPKGSSSYMGMAAANLSLLSLLSHDPRWIDEAKRWIFTALSYDHWGHTNLVHADINSSWVLFGLSLSYNWFNEFLTETEREYYKKRVYIQANKKWTYKEKHSKTGWPVRYWQNHNWLNFTGLATAAYALMDDYPIDSRVWLKGAEENFKKIFSLLPDDGSDYEGVVYWRYGIIWLLQYAELVKLEEGIDIFKNSKFLRNTFYYRLYQCSPIFEKNYNFGDCHDTRSGHSSAVYFKLASEYNITEAQWMGEHVLNNLLYKEAFESSVQPGILPEAFLEMLWYNPEIKKRNPKNMPTTRFFPDLGLLSCRSGWGPDAFAFSVKAGFPGGKRQWEKSWGLQKIEGFTRRSLCHQHPDDGSPILWKGANNYIIDDGYNREVKASDHNMILFDGKGYNNEGRHNIFKKIEKDQHAFIEKIKIEDKFTYFCANLKNVYDRSLGVTHFKRHFFYTGANSLLIFDELLSESSKTITWQIHSEEHLSFNNGYFSSMDQNFRLTSIIEHDYHITTETKVISAILNKQDPDRKTRRKMVNLGLHIENNYKMNHFLTLIQTGGGEYIKPHFLENEKWRGFYTERVDQKQYYFFSKIGNKKLGKLPDIDIKSSSNFVYIAVKDGIIDVEFHS encoded by the coding sequence ATGGCTAAAACATATCTATTTATTAAGGACCTAGACTCCTTAAAACTAAAAGTAAAAAAACATAACCCTTTATATATTAGACTCTTAGAGCAGTGTAAAAGATATGAGGATGTTATTTTATCAGATAAACACCCAAAGGGTAGTTCATCCTATATGGGAATGGCTGCTGCTAATTTATCCCTACTCTCCCTGTTAAGTCATGATCCAAGATGGATAGATGAAGCAAAAAGGTGGATATTTACTGCCCTCTCCTACGACCATTGGGGACATACAAATTTAGTACATGCAGATATAAACTCTTCTTGGGTTCTTTTTGGACTCTCTTTAAGTTACAACTGGTTTAATGAATTCTTAACAGAGACAGAGAGGGAGTATTATAAAAAAAGGGTATATATTCAGGCTAATAAAAAGTGGACCTATAAAGAGAAACATAGTAAAACAGGATGGCCTGTACGGTATTGGCAAAATCACAACTGGTTAAATTTCACAGGTCTAGCAACTGCTGCCTACGCATTAATGGATGACTACCCAATAGATTCCAGGGTTTGGCTTAAAGGGGCTGAGGAGAATTTTAAAAAGATATTCTCTCTTCTTCCAGATGATGGAAGTGACTATGAGGGTGTTGTATATTGGCGATATGGAATTATCTGGTTACTACAGTATGCTGAACTTGTAAAATTAGAAGAGGGTATTGATATATTCAAAAACTCTAAGTTCCTTAGAAACACCTTCTATTATAGACTCTATCAGTGCTCTCCTATTTTTGAGAAAAACTACAACTTTGGAGATTGTCATGATACAAGAAGTGGTCACTCTTCTGCTGTTTATTTTAAATTAGCATCAGAATACAACATAACTGAAGCCCAATGGATGGGAGAACATGTACTAAACAACCTCCTCTATAAAGAGGCTTTTGAGAGTAGTGTTCAACCAGGGATTTTACCTGAGGCATTTCTTGAAATGTTATGGTACAACCCCGAGATAAAAAAAAGAAACCCTAAAAACATGCCTACAACCCGGTTTTTCCCAGACTTAGGACTACTATCCTGTAGATCCGGTTGGGGGCCTGATGCCTTTGCCTTTTCTGTTAAAGCGGGATTTCCAGGAGGTAAAAGGCAGTGGGAAAAGTCCTGGGGCCTGCAAAAAATAGAAGGTTTTACTAGAAGAAGCCTCTGTCACCAACACCCAGATGATGGCTCTCCTATTTTATGGAAAGGGGCAAACAACTACATAATTGATGATGGCTACAATAGAGAAGTTAAGGCCTCTGATCATAATATGATCCTTTTTGATGGGAAGGGGTATAATAACGAGGGAAGACACAACATCTTTAAAAAGATAGAGAAGGATCAACACGCTTTTATTGAAAAGATTAAAATAGAAGATAAGTTTACCTATTTTTGTGCTAATTTAAAAAATGTTTACGATAGAAGTTTAGGTGTAACCCACTTTAAAAGGCATTTTTTTTATACTGGAGCCAACTCACTACTGATTTTTGATGAACTATTAAGTGAGTCCTCTAAAACAATAACATGGCAAATCCATTCAGAGGAGCATCTATCCTTTAATAATGGATACTTTAGCTCAATGGACCAGAACTTTAGGCTTACATCGATAATAGAGCATGATTATCATATAACAACTGAGACAAAAGTCATAAGTGCCATACTAAATAAGCAGGATCCAGATCGAAAAACCAGAAGAAAGATGGTTAACCTTGGGCTGCATATAGAGAATAACTACAAGATGAATCACTTTTTAACTCTAATTCAGACAGGAGGAGGAGAGTATATAAAACCTCACTTTTTAGAAAATGAGAAGTGGAGAGGGTTTTATACTGAAAGAGTGGATCAAAAGCAGTATTACTTTTTCTCAAAAATTGGGAATAAAAAACTAGGTAAGCTCCCAGATATAGATATTAAAAGCAGTAGCAACTTTGTATATATAGCAGTAAAAGATGGTATTATAGATGTAGAATTCCATAGTTAG
- a CDS encoding sugar kinase has product MGTIVTMGEIMLRFKSPGNERFFQSPMLEATFGGGESNVAAALSLLGKSTAFVSALPSNPIGDGAITALRARGVDTSRILRQGDRVGTYYLETGANQRPSAVVYDRANSSISEAKPSDFDWDVVFKDATWFHITGITPAISALSSELSLEAVKEAKKRGVTVSCDLNYRKKLWNYGKTAPEVMNELVKYVDIAIANEEDCQKCLGIESEADVTKADLGTDRYKEISNLVLKQFPNMKKIAITMRESHSADHNSWSAIINNRENFYISTKYEIKNIIDRVGGGDSFAAGLIYGLTTFETDDNKALNFAVATSCLKHSIPGDVALVTENEVLNLLKGDGSGRVQR; this is encoded by the coding sequence ATGGGAACAATAGTTACAATGGGTGAGATAATGCTAAGATTTAAATCACCAGGAAATGAGAGATTTTTTCAAAGTCCTATGTTAGAGGCAACCTTTGGGGGTGGCGAGTCTAATGTTGCTGCCGCCCTATCTTTATTAGGAAAGAGTACTGCTTTTGTTAGCGCCCTACCTTCAAACCCAATTGGGGATGGAGCGATTACGGCACTAAGAGCTAGAGGTGTTGATACGTCTAGAATATTAAGACAGGGAGATCGAGTTGGGACCTACTACTTAGAAACAGGTGCAAACCAGAGACCCTCTGCAGTAGTTTATGATAGGGCTAATTCCTCTATAAGTGAGGCTAAACCATCGGACTTTGACTGGGATGTTGTTTTTAAAGATGCTACATGGTTTCATATAACAGGGATTACACCGGCAATATCTGCTCTAAGTTCAGAACTATCCCTAGAAGCTGTTAAAGAGGCAAAAAAAAGGGGAGTAACAGTCTCCTGCGACTTAAATTATAGGAAAAAGCTTTGGAACTACGGAAAAACGGCCCCTGAAGTAATGAATGAGTTAGTTAAATATGTGGACATTGCAATTGCTAATGAAGAGGATTGTCAAAAGTGTCTAGGCATAGAGTCTGAAGCAGATGTAACAAAGGCAGACCTTGGGACAGATAGATATAAAGAGATATCCAACTTAGTATTAAAGCAGTTTCCAAATATGAAAAAAATTGCAATTACAATGAGGGAGAGTCACTCAGCGGATCATAATTCATGGTCAGCAATTATTAATAATAGAGAGAATTTTTATATCTCTACAAAGTATGAGATTAAAAATATAATCGACCGTGTAGGTGGAGGGGACTCCTTTGCTGCAGGTCTTATTTATGGTTTAACTACCTTTGAAACGGATGATAACAAGGCTTTAAATTTTGCAGTAGCAACTTCTTGTTTAAAACATTCTATTCCAGGTGATGTTGCATTAGTAACAGAGAATGAAGTTCTTAACTTACTAAAGGGTGACGGATCAGGAAGGGTTCAAAGATAA
- a CDS encoding bifunctional 4-hydroxy-2-oxoglutarate aldolase/2-dehydro-3-deoxy-phosphogluconate aldolase, protein MTKEYYEIAKEIEKIAIIPVIAIDNVKDVEPLAKALVNSGLLAAEITFRTAAAEEAISIISKKYPQILTGAGTVLTIDQAKAAVDSGSKFVVSPGFNPTVVDYCIENNIPIYPGVNNPTGVEAALERGLDVLKFFPAEASGGVKMVNAMGAPYGRVKFMATGGVSLNNVMSYLESPYIVACGGSWMVKSDLIRDGKFEMIEKLCKDAVELIKEWRK, encoded by the coding sequence TTGACTAAAGAATACTATGAAATAGCTAAAGAGATTGAAAAAATTGCCATAATACCGGTAATTGCAATTGATAACGTAAAAGATGTAGAACCACTGGCAAAAGCTCTTGTAAATTCAGGGTTATTAGCTGCAGAGATAACATTTAGAACAGCTGCAGCTGAAGAGGCAATATCAATTATTAGTAAGAAATACCCACAAATATTAACAGGTGCTGGAACTGTTTTAACAATAGATCAAGCAAAAGCTGCCGTTGATTCAGGTTCGAAATTTGTTGTTAGCCCAGGCTTTAACCCAACAGTTGTTGATTACTGTATAGAAAACAATATTCCAATATATCCAGGTGTTAACAACCCTACAGGAGTTGAAGCTGCCTTAGAGAGAGGGTTAGATGTTTTAAAATTCTTTCCGGCAGAAGCCTCTGGCGGAGTAAAAATGGTTAATGCTATGGGAGCACCCTACGGAAGAGTTAAATTTATGGCCACTGGGGGTGTTTCCCTTAACAATGTAATGTCCTACCTTGAGTCTCCATATATTGTAGCTTGTGGAGGGTCTTGGATGGTTAAGTCAGACCTTATTCGAGACGGTAAGTTTGAAATGATAGAGAAATTATGCAAAGACGCAGTAGAATTAATTAAAGAGTGGAGAAAATAA
- a CDS encoding IclR family transcriptional regulator — protein sequence MIEKNGDVPAINKMNQIFDLLALEPKGLSQSTISSLLDLPKATVSRLINTLHGMGYLEQENKAGLYTLGAKLLTLGNIVNKRLNLNTIATPIMERLCNSLNEMVKLSIMRGNIIYPLVSIESKKAIRITLDSGTVYPPYIGAAGKLLLSLTDEGKEYYNTILPNVSMVKYTKNTIVDMNRLDEAISEIKTLGYATDNQEESVGIYAVAAPIYNSTGQVIGALSIPFFGDYNEKKERYLPILLKCAEEISLSMGYYNK from the coding sequence ATGATTGAAAAAAACGGGGATGTCCCTGCGATAAATAAGATGAACCAAATCTTTGATCTTCTTGCTTTAGAGCCTAAAGGTTTAAGCCAGTCGACTATAAGTTCTCTCCTTGATCTTCCAAAAGCGACGGTATCCAGGCTAATAAACACCCTCCACGGTATGGGCTATTTAGAGCAGGAAAACAAAGCTGGTTTATATACTTTAGGGGCAAAACTGTTAACACTGGGGAATATAGTAAACAAGAGACTAAATCTTAATACTATTGCAACCCCAATTATGGAGAGACTCTGCAACTCCCTAAACGAGATGGTAAAACTAAGTATTATGAGGGGAAACATAATTTACCCCCTTGTAAGTATTGAGAGTAAAAAAGCCATAAGGATAACCCTGGATTCGGGAACTGTTTATCCACCATACATTGGAGCAGCGGGAAAGTTATTACTAAGCCTAACAGATGAAGGAAAGGAGTATTACAACACCATTCTACCAAATGTTTCGATGGTTAAATATACAAAAAATACCATTGTTGATATGAACAGATTAGATGAGGCTATTTCTGAAATAAAAACTTTAGGCTACGCCACAGATAATCAAGAGGAGTCAGTTGGTATTTATGCAGTTGCAGCTCCAATTTACAACTCAACAGGTCAGGTTATAGGAGCATTAAGTATCCCATTTTTTGGAGACTATAATGAGAAGAAAGAGAGATATTTACCTATATTACTAAAATGTGCAGAAGAGATCTCCCTATCCATGGGATATTATAATAAATAA
- a CDS encoding SWIB/MDM2 domain-containing protein, which translates to MAEGTGLNKKVTLKSELASFLGEKELPRTEITKKLWDYIKANGLQTKTENGAPENAGKYIVADAKLLPIFKNTNSTSKSGKLTDLTNLSEGQTVNMMQMAAIVSANIEK; encoded by the coding sequence ATGGCTGAAGGTACAGGATTAAATAAGAAGGTAACTTTAAAGAGTGAACTAGCTTCATTTCTTGGTGAAAAAGAGTTACCACGAACAGAGATCACAAAAAAATTATGGGACTATATTAAAGCTAATGGTCTTCAAACAAAAACTGAAAATGGTGCACCAGAGAACGCTGGTAAATATATTGTAGCAGATGCTAAGTTATTACCAATTTTCAAGAATACTAATTCTACAAGCAAGTCTGGAAAATTAACTGACTTAACAAATTTAAGTGAAGGTCAAACTGTAAACATGATGCAGATGGCTGCAATTGTTAGTGCAAATATAGAGAAGTAA
- a CDS encoding TIGR00266 family protein, translated as MRSHEVDYEIYGDDMQVVEVELDPSEVVIAEAGAMNWMDDGIEYEAKMGDGSEPEKGLFDKLLNAGKRAISGETIFLTHFTNRGVGKKRVAFAAPYPGKIIPLDLSKIGGRITCQKDAFLCAAMGTKVDIAFNKKLGAGFFGGEGFILQTLTGDGMAFIHAGGTIVKKELNGETLKVDTGCIVGFTSGIDYDIQQAGNLKSMVFGGEGLFLATLKGHGTVYLQSLPFSRMANRIIKHAPRAAGTSKGEGSVLGGLGNIFENL; from the coding sequence TTGAGAAGTCATGAGGTAGATTACGAAATATATGGCGATGATATGCAGGTTGTTGAGGTTGAACTAGACCCAAGTGAGGTTGTTATTGCAGAAGCAGGGGCAATGAACTGGATGGATGACGGTATAGAATATGAAGCCAAAATGGGTGATGGGTCTGAACCAGAGAAGGGCCTATTTGATAAGTTACTAAATGCAGGGAAAAGGGCAATTAGTGGAGAGACAATATTTTTAACTCACTTTACCAATAGAGGTGTTGGGAAAAAAAGAGTCGCTTTTGCAGCCCCTTACCCAGGAAAAATTATTCCCTTGGATTTATCAAAAATTGGGGGCAGAATAACTTGTCAGAAAGATGCGTTTTTATGTGCTGCTATGGGAACCAAGGTTGATATAGCTTTTAATAAAAAACTTGGAGCAGGTTTTTTTGGTGGGGAAGGTTTTATTCTACAAACCCTAACAGGTGACGGCATGGCATTTATCCACGCTGGTGGTACTATTGTAAAAAAAGAGCTAAATGGGGAGACTTTAAAGGTTGATACAGGGTGTATTGTTGGTTTCACATCTGGAATAGACTATGACATCCAACAGGCTGGAAATCTAAAATCTATGGTTTTTGGGGGAGAGGGATTATTCCTTGCCACTCTTAAAGGTCATGGAACTGTATATTTACAGAGTCTACCTTTTTCTAGAATGGCTAATAGAATTATTAAACATGCACCAAGGGCAGCTGGGACATCTAAGGGTGAAGGATCAGTCTTAGGTGGTCTAGGTAATATATTTGAAAACTTATAA